A window of the Coprobacter fastidiosus genome harbors these coding sequences:
- a CDS encoding thiamine pyrophosphate-dependent enzyme, with the protein MAQKVAEQVVDMLVDTGVKRIYAVTGDSLNEINDAVRRNEKIDWIHVRHEETGAFAAGAEAQITGNIACCAGSSGPGHVHLINGIYDAHRSNAPVIAIASTIATHEFGTKYFQETNTIKLFDDCSYYNEIATTAQQLPRMMQAAIQTAISKKGVSVIGLPGDLTSQKVANIDSSNTPYHTQPVVSPQITKIKKIASLLNKANKITIFCGIGAQNAHDEVVELSQSLNAPVAYSFKGKMGIQHNNPNEVGMTGLLGLPSGYYSMQEAEILLLLGTDFPYTPFMPENSYIIQVDIRANRIGRRAKVNMGVVGDVKDTLKILNPLIEPKKDDSFLKRHLKIYETVKKNLNTYVTNKGAENKIHPEYVMHLINKKADENAIFTVDTGMTCVWGARYLESTGKRTMLGSFNHGSMANAMPQAIGAALAAPERQIIALCGDGGLSMLLGDLETIVQYKLPVKIIVFNNRALGMVKLEMEVAGLPDNQTNMLNPDFELVAKAMGMTGFTVRHPDNVESVLESAMKTDGPVLVNIMTDPNALAMPPKIEFDQMLGFAQSMYKLILNGRTKEVMETINSNIKHWKEAL; encoded by the coding sequence ATGGCACAAAAAGTAGCAGAACAAGTCGTTGACATGCTGGTCGATACCGGAGTAAAGCGAATTTACGCTGTCACTGGAGACAGTTTGAATGAAATCAATGACGCAGTAAGACGAAATGAAAAAATAGATTGGATACATGTCCGTCATGAAGAAACAGGAGCTTTCGCCGCCGGAGCTGAAGCCCAAATAACCGGTAATATCGCTTGCTGTGCTGGAAGCAGCGGACCGGGACATGTGCATCTGATAAACGGAATATATGATGCTCATCGTTCCAATGCTCCAGTAATAGCAATAGCCTCAACAATCGCCACCCATGAATTCGGCACTAAATACTTTCAAGAAACAAATACGATAAAATTATTCGATGATTGCAGCTATTACAACGAAATAGCGACAACCGCACAGCAATTGCCGAGAATGATGCAAGCTGCAATTCAAACAGCTATTTCAAAAAAAGGCGTTTCTGTCATCGGGTTACCCGGAGACTTAACTTCTCAGAAAGTTGCCAACATAGATTCTTCTAACACGCCTTATCACACACAACCCGTTGTTTCTCCCCAGATTACAAAAATAAAAAAAATTGCTTCTTTATTGAACAAAGCGAATAAAATCACCATCTTTTGCGGTATAGGTGCACAAAATGCTCATGACGAAGTAGTCGAATTGTCACAATCTTTAAATGCACCTGTCGCATATTCGTTTAAAGGGAAAATGGGAATTCAACATAATAATCCGAATGAAGTAGGCATGACCGGACTATTGGGCTTGCCATCAGGATATTATAGTATGCAAGAAGCGGAAATATTATTATTGTTAGGCACGGATTTCCCATATACCCCCTTTATGCCCGAAAACAGTTATATCATCCAAGTCGATATCCGAGCTAATCGCATAGGAAGAAGAGCGAAAGTAAATATGGGTGTAGTCGGAGATGTTAAAGATACTCTCAAAATACTAAACCCGCTTATAGAACCCAAAAAGGACGACAGTTTCCTTAAACGGCATTTGAAAATATACGAAACCGTAAAAAAGAATCTCAATACTTATGTCACAAACAAAGGTGCGGAAAACAAGATACATCCCGAATATGTAATGCATCTTATCAATAAAAAAGCCGATGAAAATGCCATATTTACCGTAGATACAGGGATGACTTGCGTATGGGGAGCTCGTTATCTGGAAAGTACCGGAAAACGAACGATGTTAGGCTCATTTAATCACGGATCAATGGCAAATGCTATGCCTCAAGCAATCGGCGCTGCATTGGCTGCTCCCGAACGGCAAATTATAGCCCTGTGCGGTGATGGCGGACTTTCTATGCTCTTGGGAGATTTAGAAACAATTGTACAGTATAAACTCCCTGTAAAAATCATAGTGTTTAACAACAGGGCTTTAGGAATGGTAAAATTAGAAATGGAAGTAGCCGGACTCCCTGACAACCAAACGAATATGCTGAATCCTGACTTTGAACTTGTAGCTAAGGCTATGGGTATGACCGGGTTTACCGTACGACATCCTGACAATGTAGAATCTGTTCTCGAATCGGCGATGAAAACAGATGGTCCGGTATTAGTAAATATTATGACCGATCCTAATGCTTTAGCAATGCCCCCCAAAATAGAGTTCGACCAAATGCTCGGATTTGCACAATCTATGTACAAACTAATTTTGAATGGAAGAACAAAAGAAGTCATGGAAACGATAAATTCCAATATAAAACATTGGAAAGAAGCTTTATGA
- a CDS encoding SEL1-like repeat protein, with protein sequence MSKFCFNFEWIKTFFYLCTMFIVQFAYSQNIKEEPFSYSAELLSAAKKGNTDAMYKIGICYYVGRPGTHTSDVKKSKDDLTEMLRSIGNLSSTLPESQSNVTDRLTILIQNDIPFAQDYKKALKYLQKAADKGSPLAMLTLGDIYYSGEGGVKQADLKKAVMLYTKSGESGCSEAYLRLANIYSTQHAWLIKEGIENYKLRDVVKAMYPLLQKALNYNKLAAELGSAQAAYNINHAYLGQGTTVADYQESLKWLRRANELGYARATTELAVRYQLGWGTMQNKRFALQLMWQAASKGDAAAMHNLGEYYYHGAFLPKDREKAVQFFFLANKKGQNNSSSLSACYKEGLHNAAKYSSEQEWFAALEKELLEGSLPEITLPKPQVLYTVAVGDVISDCGSFSIIKDGICVTERSYDAIIKDMNTGKLTASAYGFRTTLADDGSEEQPILNQIGEKMVTATDVSSAFSYCLQMLQADPFNTMGYKAIVYYNMAVFYHNYNDFGKAEAYLKKALEIEPEFTAAKESLALLDKSVKSANKAAKKARRKLVWECIMIGAQGVSDAMGQFASIQQSKQTRIDNEEARKAANKARNKERVRELKAQGRAARQNRVGMIGRRAVSNQYTDNIGRLTDMKNNGMYGSPEFRSLQQEQQRLSKKYGITSHESENW encoded by the coding sequence ATGAGTAAATTCTGTTTTAATTTTGAATGGATAAAGACTTTCTTCTATTTGTGTACCATGTTTATTGTACAATTTGCATACTCTCAAAATATCAAAGAAGAACCTTTTAGTTATTCAGCAGAACTGTTGTCTGCTGCTAAAAAAGGTAATACTGATGCGATGTACAAAATAGGAATTTGCTACTATGTAGGCAGACCGGGAACACATACCTCTGATGTGAAAAAATCAAAGGATGATTTAACAGAGATGTTACGAAGTATAGGGAATCTTTCATCAACACTACCGGAAAGTCAATCTAACGTGACGGATAGACTTACAATTCTGATACAAAACGATATTCCTTTTGCACAAGATTACAAGAAAGCTCTGAAATATCTACAAAAGGCAGCAGATAAAGGTTCGCCTTTAGCGATGCTTACTTTAGGCGACATTTATTATTCCGGTGAAGGTGGAGTTAAGCAAGCGGACCTAAAAAAAGCAGTTATGCTATATACCAAATCTGGTGAAAGCGGCTGTAGCGAGGCATATCTTAGGCTTGCCAATATTTATAGCACACAACACGCTTGGCTTATAAAAGAAGGCATTGAAAATTATAAACTTAGAGATGTTGTTAAGGCAATGTACCCACTCCTTCAAAAAGCACTTAATTATAATAAACTTGCAGCAGAGTTGGGATCTGCTCAAGCTGCGTATAATATCAATCATGCTTATCTTGGGCAAGGAACAACTGTGGCAGATTATCAAGAGTCATTGAAATGGCTGCGGCGCGCAAATGAGTTGGGGTATGCTCGTGCTACAACAGAACTTGCAGTGCGGTATCAGTTAGGTTGGGGTACTATGCAAAATAAACGCTTCGCCCTTCAGCTTATGTGGCAGGCTGCAAGTAAAGGAGATGCGGCGGCTATGCATAACCTCGGAGAATATTATTATCATGGTGCATTTTTGCCCAAGGATAGAGAAAAAGCTGTACAGTTCTTTTTCCTTGCAAATAAGAAAGGACAAAATAATTCTTCCAGCCTTTCTGCCTGCTATAAAGAGGGACTGCACAATGCAGCCAAATATTCCTCGGAACAAGAATGGTTTGCGGCATTAGAAAAAGAGTTGCTAGAAGGTTCTTTGCCTGAAATCACTTTACCCAAACCACAAGTACTTTATACAGTTGCGGTAGGAGATGTGATTAGTGATTGTGGTTCTTTTTCTATAATAAAAGACGGTATTTGTGTGACAGAACGGAGTTATGATGCAATTATTAAGGATATGAATACAGGCAAACTAACAGCGTCTGCTTATGGATTTAGAACAACTCTTGCTGACGATGGCAGTGAAGAACAGCCTATCCTCAATCAAATAGGCGAAAAAATGGTTACTGCCACAGATGTGTCAAGTGCCTTTTCTTATTGCCTCCAGATGCTTCAAGCCGATCCTTTCAATACAATGGGTTACAAAGCTATTGTTTATTATAATATGGCTGTATTCTATCACAATTATAATGATTTTGGCAAAGCCGAGGCATATCTGAAAAAGGCATTGGAGATAGAGCCAGAGTTTACTGCTGCAAAAGAGAGTTTGGCTTTACTTGATAAATCGGTTAAATCGGCAAATAAAGCAGCAAAAAAAGCTCGTCGTAAACTAGTATGGGAGTGCATAATGATAGGGGCACAAGGTGTTTCTGACGCTATGGGACAATTCGCAAGCATTCAACAATCCAAACAAACACGAATTGATAATGAGGAGGCAAGGAAAGCAGCCAACAAAGCCCGCAATAAAGAACGTGTACGTGAACTGAAGGCACAAGGTAGAGCTGCAAGGCAAAATAGGGTAGGCATGATAGGTCGAAGAGCCGTTTCCAACCAATATACAGATAATATCGGTAGGCTTACAGATATGAAAAACAATGGCATGTATGGCTCTCCAGAATTTCGTTCTTTGCAACAAGAGCAACAAAGATTAAGTAAAAAATACGGCATCACAAGCCATGAATCAGAGAATTGGTAA
- a CDS encoding sulfatase-like hydrolase/transferase — protein MNHPYLLWSLLPGFSLFTGCTVSPKKEVIKSDDRLPNVIYIFSDDLGFGDLSCYGATKIQTPHIDSLAAQGAQFMNAYASSATSTPSRFCLLTGAYPWRYENTEIATGNAGMIIDTACVTMADLFKNAGYVTGAIGKWHLGLGGPNGPDWNGEITPSPRNIGFDYDFVIPATVDRVPCVYVENDRVVNLDPKDPIFVDYNKKVGNWPTGKENPELLKMKSSHGHDNTIINGIGRIGYMTGGKSALWVDEDIADTIVSKAKAFIAKNKENPFFLYLGTQDVHVPRIPHPRFAGKSDLGVRGDVILQLDWTIGQLMHTLDSLGIANNTLFIFTSDNGPVIDDGYIDGALEDLNGHTPMGIYRGGKYSAYEAGTRVPFIVRWPDRIKPVKQHALFSQVDVFASMAELLGKKLPEGVAPDSRGNLSVFLGDESKDREYVVQQNLNNTLSIIQGKWKYIEPSKMPNAVSWVEMDLGNSPEAQLYDLSTDPAEKQNVAIQYPEVVKRLSVLLNEVKSRKK, from the coding sequence ATGAATCATCCTTATTTATTATGGAGTCTGCTCCCCGGATTTTCTTTATTTACCGGATGTACGGTTTCCCCGAAAAAAGAAGTTATAAAGTCAGATGATCGGTTACCGAATGTAATTTATATTTTTTCGGATGATTTGGGTTTTGGTGATTTGAGTTGTTATGGTGCGACAAAAATACAGACTCCACATATCGATTCGTTGGCGGCTCAGGGAGCTCAGTTTATGAACGCTTATGCATCGTCGGCAACAAGTACCCCTTCTCGGTTTTGTTTGTTGACAGGAGCATATCCGTGGCGTTATGAGAATACCGAGATCGCTACGGGGAATGCCGGTATGATTATCGATACGGCATGTGTTACTATGGCTGATCTGTTTAAGAACGCTGGTTATGTTACCGGTGCGATCGGTAAATGGCATTTGGGATTAGGAGGGCCGAATGGACCTGATTGGAATGGAGAGATAACTCCGAGCCCTCGAAATATAGGTTTTGATTATGATTTTGTTATTCCTGCTACGGTAGATCGTGTTCCGTGTGTATATGTCGAAAATGACAGGGTGGTAAATCTTGATCCGAAAGACCCTATTTTTGTAGATTATAATAAAAAAGTAGGTAATTGGCCTACGGGAAAAGAAAATCCTGAATTATTGAAAATGAAATCGAGTCATGGACACGATAATACGATTATCAATGGCATAGGACGTATCGGATATATGACGGGAGGCAAATCCGCTTTATGGGTAGATGAAGATATTGCCGACACGATAGTTTCTAAAGCTAAAGCCTTTATAGCCAAAAATAAAGAAAATCCGTTTTTTCTATATTTAGGGACTCAAGATGTGCATGTTCCTCGTATTCCACATCCTCGTTTTGCCGGGAAAAGCGATTTGGGTGTGAGAGGTGATGTCATATTGCAACTGGATTGGACTATCGGGCAATTGATGCATACGCTTGACAGTTTGGGCATAGCGAATAATACCCTATTTATTTTTACAAGTGATAACGGACCTGTGATTGATGACGGATATATAGATGGAGCTTTGGAAGACCTGAACGGACATACGCCTATGGGAATTTATAGGGGTGGCAAATATAGTGCTTATGAAGCCGGAACACGTGTGCCGTTTATTGTTCGATGGCCGGATAGAATCAAACCTGTAAAGCAACATGCGTTGTTTTCGCAAGTCGATGTATTTGCTTCTATGGCAGAACTGTTAGGCAAGAAATTACCGGAAGGGGTTGCTCCGGATAGTCGAGGCAATCTTTCTGTCTTTTTAGGTGACGAATCGAAAGACCGGGAATATGTCGTTCAGCAAAATCTGAATAATACACTCTCGATTATTCAGGGAAAATGGAAATATATAGAGCCGAGTAAAATGCCTAATGCCGTTTCATGGGTGGAAATGGATTTGGGAAACAGCCCTGAAGCTCAGTTGTACGATCTGTCTACCGACCCGGCAGAAAAGCAGAATGTAGCGATACAATATCCGGAAGTTGTAAAGCGTCTTTCGGTCTTGTTGAATGAGGTGAAATCTCGAAAAAAATAA
- a CDS encoding GNAT family N-acetyltransferase produces MNIKIRQEQIFDYKLVDDLVEYAFRNVKESDHTEHLLVGRLRKSDAFIPELSLVAEVDERKIVGHILLTKVAIVSGNESVISLAVAPLSVLPEFQKQGIGGELLREAHKRASQLGYSSAVLLGHKDYYPRFGYKKASDFNIEFPFDVPEEYCMAIELFPGALDGVQGIVHYSDPFRI; encoded by the coding sequence ATGAATATTAAAATTAGACAAGAACAAATTTTTGATTATAAGCTTGTTGACGATTTGGTAGAATATGCCTTCAGAAATGTAAAAGAAAGCGATCATACCGAACATCTATTAGTCGGTCGTTTGCGCAAATCGGATGCTTTTATTCCGGAACTTTCTTTAGTAGCAGAGGTTGATGAGAGAAAAATAGTGGGACATATTTTACTCACGAAAGTGGCGATAGTATCGGGAAATGAGTCGGTTATTTCATTAGCTGTAGCTCCGCTTTCCGTCTTACCTGAATTTCAGAAACAGGGTATAGGAGGAGAGTTGCTTCGGGAAGCACATAAACGAGCTTCACAGTTGGGCTATAGTTCTGCCGTTTTATTAGGGCATAAAGACTATTATCCGAGATTCGGTTATAAAAAAGCTTCTGATTTTAACATCGAGTTTCCTTTCGATGTCCCAGAAGAATATTGTATGGCAATAGAATTATTTCCCGGTGCTTTGGACGGAGTACAGGGTATAGTACATTATTCCGATCCTTTTAGGATATAA
- a CDS encoding replication-associated recombination protein A, whose translation MLQPLAERLRPQNLDEYIGQEHLVGKGAILRRMIDAGQISSFILWGPPGVGKTTLAKIISNQLDVPFYTLSAIHSGVKDVRDVIEKCKNNRMFQTGRPILFIDEIHRFNKSQQDSLLGAVENGTVTLIGATTENPSFEVIRPLLSRCQVYVLKSLEVKNLQALLDRAIHCDKVLKNLKIKIQETNALFRYSGGDARKLLNILDLITSSNETEKTIIIDDATVTERLQQNPSAYDKGGEMHYDIISAFIKSIRGSDPDGAIYWLARMVAGGEDPAFIARRLVISAAEDIGLANPNALLIANACFDALQNIGWPEGRIILAEATIYLASSPKSNSAYMAINDALGIVERTGNLPVPLHLRNAPTSLMKELEYGKNYKYAHDYENHFVKQQFLPDELKNDSIWKPQPNPAENKLKDHLSYLWKDRYK comes from the coding sequence ATGTTACAACCTCTGGCAGAAAGATTACGTCCACAAAATTTAGACGAGTACATAGGACAAGAACATCTGGTAGGGAAAGGCGCTATTTTACGGCGAATGATCGATGCCGGACAAATTTCCTCCTTTATTTTATGGGGGCCTCCGGGAGTCGGCAAAACGACCTTAGCTAAAATCATATCCAATCAGTTAGACGTTCCGTTCTATACCCTAAGTGCAATTCATTCGGGAGTAAAAGACGTACGCGATGTTATAGAAAAATGCAAAAATAACCGGATGTTCCAAACGGGCAGACCGATACTTTTTATTGATGAAATACACCGATTCAATAAATCTCAACAAGACTCTTTATTAGGCGCTGTAGAAAACGGGACTGTTACCTTGATCGGTGCAACGACAGAAAATCCCTCTTTTGAAGTAATACGTCCCCTTTTATCGCGCTGCCAAGTATATGTTCTCAAATCTCTTGAAGTAAAAAATTTACAAGCGCTTCTCGATCGAGCGATTCATTGCGACAAAGTATTGAAAAACTTAAAAATAAAAATACAAGAAACGAATGCACTGTTTCGTTACTCAGGAGGCGATGCCCGCAAACTTCTCAATATTTTAGACCTGATTACCAGCTCGAACGAAACTGAAAAAACAATAATTATCGATGATGCGACAGTAACAGAACGACTGCAACAAAATCCGTCAGCATACGATAAAGGCGGAGAAATGCACTATGACATCATATCGGCATTTATCAAGTCGATTCGGGGAAGCGACCCGGACGGAGCTATTTACTGGTTAGCCCGAATGGTAGCCGGAGGAGAAGATCCGGCCTTTATCGCCCGACGTCTTGTCATATCGGCAGCAGAAGATATCGGACTCGCTAATCCGAATGCCTTGTTAATCGCCAATGCTTGTTTCGACGCGCTTCAGAATATCGGATGGCCTGAAGGACGGATCATTTTGGCCGAGGCAACGATTTATCTGGCGAGCAGTCCTAAAAGCAATTCGGCCTATATGGCAATAAATGATGCTTTAGGGATAGTAGAACGTACCGGAAATCTACCTGTTCCGTTACATTTGCGAAACGCGCCGACATCTTTGATGAAAGAACTGGAATACGGTAAAAACTATAAATATGCACATGATTATGAAAATCATTTCGTCAAACAACAATTTCTTCCGGACGAATTAAAAAACGACTCTATATGGAAACCTCAGCCCAATCCGGCAGAAAATAAATTAAAAGACCATTTATCTTATTTATGGAAAGACCGTTATAAATAG
- a CDS encoding DHA2 family efflux MFS transporter permease subunit yields MRWKKKLPFKFNRSVTVSLIVAIAFFMQFLDTTAVNTAIPAMARSFRVDVIHLSTGVTSYLIALAIFIPVSGWIADRFGTRNVFCIAVAFFILASTLCGTSVSLTQFVLYRIMQGMAGAMMSPVGRLAVLKTTPKEDLPVAMNYITLPALVAPIIGPLVGGYLTTYWDWRYIFYLNVPISIICIFLAWKYIPSEERKERLKVRFDAVGFVLSGFSLAGFMYGVEILSKDGVSYFYSLLIIGFSLLLLWFNVRYSKHISHPLIDYSVMKINSYKVTILTGSVSRMIIGVFPYLVPLMFQEGFGLNPFESGLLFLSTMVGNLSMKSLTVWIMHRFRFRTILIVNGCFSALFTFFTALLMPTTPVYVIVLVLFTAGLFRSLQFSSLTTLAFTDTPASQTTAANTLYSTIQQMSTGMGIAMGAVVLRFSNIINHGIAGHYTIPDFRLAFIFVTVLGFVHLYGYTKLSKDAGSVVMLKKKMF; encoded by the coding sequence ATGAGGTGGAAAAAGAAATTACCGTTTAAGTTTAACAGATCTGTCACTGTATCTTTGATAGTTGCTATTGCATTTTTTATGCAATTCTTGGATACGACAGCCGTAAATACGGCAATACCCGCAATGGCTCGTTCTTTTAGAGTTGATGTTATTCATTTAAGTACAGGAGTAACGTCTTATTTAATAGCTTTGGCTATATTTATTCCGGTCAGCGGGTGGATTGCCGATCGTTTTGGTACACGCAATGTTTTTTGTATTGCTGTCGCTTTTTTTATTTTAGCTTCGACATTATGCGGGACATCTGTATCCTTGACTCAATTTGTTCTGTATCGTATTATGCAGGGAATGGCGGGTGCGATGATGTCTCCTGTGGGGCGTTTGGCTGTATTGAAGACTACACCTAAGGAAGACTTGCCGGTTGCAATGAACTATATTACTTTACCTGCATTAGTCGCTCCGATTATCGGACCTCTTGTCGGAGGATATTTAACGACTTATTGGGATTGGCGGTATATTTTTTATTTAAACGTTCCGATCAGTATTATATGCATCTTTTTGGCATGGAAGTATATCCCTTCTGAAGAGCGTAAAGAACGGTTGAAAGTTCGTTTTGACGCTGTAGGATTTGTATTGAGCGGTTTTTCTTTAGCCGGATTTATGTATGGAGTTGAAATTTTAAGCAAAGACGGTGTTTCTTATTTTTATTCTTTGTTGATTATAGGTTTTAGTTTGCTTTTGTTGTGGTTTAATGTCAGATATTCGAAACATATATCGCATCCTTTGATCGACTATTCTGTAATGAAAATTAATTCTTATAAAGTGACGATTCTTACCGGGTCTGTATCTCGGATGATTATAGGAGTTTTTCCCTATCTTGTACCGTTGATGTTTCAAGAAGGATTTGGACTGAATCCTTTTGAGTCAGGACTGCTGTTTTTATCCACAATGGTTGGAAATTTGTCTATGAAATCATTGACAGTATGGATTATGCACCGTTTCCGATTTCGTACGATATTGATCGTAAACGGTTGTTTTTCGGCTTTGTTTACTTTCTTTACCGCATTGTTGATGCCTACGACTCCGGTTTATGTCATTGTCTTAGTTTTATTTACAGCAGGTCTTTTTCGATCATTACAGTTCAGTTCTTTAACAACTCTGGCTTTTACCGATACACCAGCTTCCCAGACGACAGCGGCAAATACTTTGTATAGTACCATACAACAAATGTCAACAGGCATGGGAATCGCCATGGGAGCGGTAGTTTTGCGTTTTTCGAATATTATAAATCATGGAATTGCAGGACATTATACCATTCCAGACTTTAGATTGGCGTTTATTTTTGTAACGGTTCTCGGTTTTGTGCATCTTTATGGATACACTAAGTTGTCAAAAGATGCCGGTAGTGTAGTAATGCTGAAGAAAAAAATGTTTTGA
- a CDS encoding formate/nitrite transporter family protein, which yields MSTLPPSEIVISAEKSALQKIEFSTRKTVILGILAGIYIAMGGLLSLLIGSGFPEITNNNPGLQKLLSGCMFPLGLILVVIAGAELFTGNNAILIPGVLNDKYKWTAVWKNWVIVYFSNFLGALFFVYVMVHSTGVVASDPWHSAIKNIAVAKVSMSWITVFLKGIGANWLVCLAVWLGMSSSSTAGKFIGLWFPVMGFVAIGYEHSIANMFFIPLGMLQGADILVYDFLVSNLIPATLGNIIGGALFVGSFYWYAYLKK from the coding sequence ATGAGCACATTACCTCCCTCAGAAATAGTAATATCTGCAGAAAAATCGGCTTTGCAAAAAATCGAATTCAGTACACGAAAAACCGTTATTTTAGGCATATTGGCCGGAATTTATATAGCAATGGGAGGATTATTGTCTCTTCTAATCGGCAGCGGATTTCCTGAAATAACGAATAACAATCCCGGACTACAAAAACTTCTTTCCGGTTGCATGTTCCCTTTGGGGCTCATATTAGTTGTCATCGCCGGAGCAGAACTATTCACCGGCAATAATGCGATTTTAATACCGGGAGTATTAAACGACAAATATAAATGGACGGCAGTATGGAAAAACTGGGTTATCGTTTACTTCAGTAATTTTCTCGGAGCTCTTTTTTTTGTTTATGTTATGGTACATTCGACAGGAGTTGTCGCATCCGATCCTTGGCATTCGGCAATAAAAAATATTGCAGTCGCCAAAGTATCGATGTCTTGGATTACAGTCTTCTTAAAAGGAATCGGAGCTAATTGGCTCGTATGTCTTGCCGTATGGTTAGGAATGAGTTCGTCAAGTACTGCCGGGAAATTCATAGGATTGTGGTTCCCGGTTATGGGTTTTGTCGCAATCGGATATGAACACAGTATAGCCAACATGTTCTTCATTCCGTTAGGTATGCTCCAAGGAGCAGACATATTGGTTTACGATTTCTTGGTAAGCAATCTCATTCCGGCAACATTAGGAAACATTATCGGAGGTGCTCTATTCGTAGGTAGTTTTTATTGGTATGCTTATCTAAAAAAATAA
- a CDS encoding sulfatase family protein, with translation MKYSGQVLYSLSGVAVLFSALSCSGKKEKSATPYNIVYIMTDDHTAQMMSCYDTRYMNTPNLDRIAADGVRFTNSFVANSLSGPSRACMITGKHSHANGFTDNTTCAFDSSQQTMPKLLRKAGYQTALVGKWHLESLPSGFDYWEILPGQGDYYNPDFIRMNNDTVQRRGYVTNLITDIGINWLENERDETKPFAIFLHHKAVHRDWLPEIKNLSLYEDKIFPLPDNFFDDYNGRLAAAAQEMSIAEDMDIIYDLKMLAVGKESRLKSVYEQIIGRMTPEERKAWDHFYDPIIQDFYSRKLSGKELAEWKFQRYMRDYMKVVKSLDDNVGRILDYLDKKGLLENTLIVYTSDQGFYMGEHGWFDKRFMYEESMRTPLIMRLPKDFDKKGDISQLVQNIDYAPTFLDLAGVPVPEDMQGISLLPLLKGENPKNWRKSLYYHFYEYPAEHAVKRHYGVRTDKYKLIHFYNDIDAWELYDLEKDPTEMHNVFDDPEYGKVVDFMNRELVRLQKQYNDTFALSLNKFMME, from the coding sequence ATGAAATATTCTGGTCAAGTTTTATATTCGTTATCGGGAGTCGCAGTTCTGTTTTCTGCATTGTCTTGTTCAGGGAAAAAAGAGAAATCGGCAACACCTTATAATATTGTATATATTATGACGGATGATCATACGGCTCAAATGATGAGTTGTTATGATACCCGTTATATGAATACTCCGAACCTGGACCGTATTGCAGCAGATGGCGTTCGTTTTACGAACAGCTTTGTTGCCAATTCATTAAGCGGGCCGAGCAGGGCTTGTATGATTACGGGAAAACACAGTCATGCAAATGGATTCACCGATAATACCACTTGTGCTTTTGACTCTTCTCAGCAAACAATGCCTAAACTTCTCCGAAAAGCCGGATATCAAACTGCGTTGGTGGGTAAATGGCATCTTGAAAGTCTGCCTTCAGGATTTGATTATTGGGAGATTCTTCCCGGCCAGGGTGATTATTATAATCCGGATTTTATCCGTATGAATAATGATACGGTACAAAGACGAGGATATGTTACGAACCTGATTACCGACATAGGAATAAATTGGCTGGAGAATGAGAGAGATGAGACCAAACCTTTTGCTATATTCTTGCATCATAAGGCTGTACATCGAGACTGGTTACCTGAGATAAAGAATCTTTCTTTGTATGAAGATAAAATTTTCCCGTTACCGGATAATTTTTTTGATGATTATAACGGACGTCTTGCTGCTGCGGCACAGGAAATGAGTATTGCCGAAGATATGGATATTATTTATGATCTGAAAATGCTGGCAGTTGGGAAAGAGAGTCGTTTAAAATCGGTATATGAACAAATTATAGGTCGGATGACTCCGGAAGAACGTAAGGCTTGGGATCATTTTTATGATCCGATAATACAAGATTTTTATTCTCGGAAACTAAGCGGGAAAGAGTTGGCTGAATGGAAATTTCAGCGTTACATGAGGGATTATATGAAAGTAGTAAAATCCTTGGATGACAATGTCGGGAGGATTCTCGATTATCTTGATAAAAAAGGCTTATTGGAGAATACATTGATTGTTTATACCTCTGATCAGGGATTTTATATGGGAGAACACGGGTGGTTCGATAAACGTTTCATGTACGAAGAGTCTATGCGTACCCCCTTGATTATGCGTTTGCCGAAAGATTTTGATAAAAAAGGAGATATTTCTCAATTAGTTCAAAATATAGATTATGCACCTACATTTTTAGATTTGGCAGGAGTACCTGTCCCTGAAGATATGCAAGGTATTTCTTTACTTCCTTTATTGAAAGGGGAGAATCCGAAAAATTGGAGAAAGTCTCTTTATTATCATTTTTATGAATATCCGGCAGAACATGCCGTAAAACGCCATTATGGAGTTCGTACGGATAAATATAAGTTGATACATTTTTATAACGATATAGATGCTTGGGAACTGTATGATCTCGAAAAAGATCCGACAGAGATGCATAATGTGTTTGATGATCCGGAATACGGGAAAGTCGTTGATTTTATGAATCGAGAACTGGTGCGTTTACAAAAACAGTATAATGATACATTTGCATTATCCTTGAACAAGTTTATGATGGAATAA